A window from Pseudomonas kribbensis encodes these proteins:
- a CDS encoding DUF3509 domain-containing protein, whose amino-acid sequence MDNPFQIITDAFAPDYQINLSIQGLDGSIMLTLSNSGRIVAKRMISAEQRNDPKRLKRLVQSIQFGIAIEQGHSAMAILEAMTRGDGLTPPPRQIKGQHRPSIGL is encoded by the coding sequence ATGGACAATCCTTTTCAGATCATTACCGATGCTTTCGCGCCGGACTATCAGATCAACCTGAGCATTCAGGGCCTCGACGGCAGCATCATGCTGACCCTTTCCAACAGCGGCCGGATCGTCGCCAAACGGATGATCAGCGCCGAACAGCGCAACGATCCCAAACGCCTCAAGCGACTGGTGCAAAGCATCCAGTTCGGCATCGCCATCGAACAGGGCCACAGCGCCATGGCGATCCTCGAAGCCATGACCCGCGGCGACGGGCTTACCCCGCCGCCGCGGCAGATCAAGGGGCAGCATCGACCCTCGATCGGTCTTTAG
- a CDS encoding MFS transporter — protein sequence MHNQIASFRAALDARPVSRFQWLLLILLALLLVTDGYDAQVLGYVVPALAQDWGLEKSAFGPVFSANLLGLTLGSLAVTPLADRFGVRRILLACVLIYASLTVLMVFADSLNTLMIARFICGIGMGGAMPSAMALMSEYSPPRLRTLMVTLAACGFSFGGAAGGFVAAGFIDRFGWQAVFLAGGVTPLLLFPFLWWMLPESLPRLLCDAPPYARLRKVTARMLPDWQPPAASVEQNEREQGSKLTVVELFRNGYARPTLLIWATFFVSLILLYFMISWLPSLLLESGLKLNEANLVTSMFLFAGTLGAICMAWFADRLKSKVRLLSGVLAGAALCTILLGLNHDNPRYLVACVFAAGFCIIGGQLTLNAFASNFYPAHVRATGTGWALGVGRFGSILGPLFGSLLLAMHIPVQQIFFFCAIPAVIAALLIIQVRSPVSGRLSWAADAPAAPSGEAAESGRH from the coding sequence ATGCACAACCAGATTGCCAGCTTCCGGGCGGCACTCGACGCCCGTCCTGTGTCCCGCTTTCAGTGGTTGCTCCTGATTCTTCTCGCCTTGCTGCTGGTCACCGATGGTTATGACGCCCAGGTGCTCGGTTACGTGGTGCCGGCGCTGGCGCAGGACTGGGGCCTGGAGAAATCGGCGTTTGGCCCGGTGTTCAGCGCCAACCTGCTGGGCCTGACGCTTGGCTCGCTGGCCGTGACGCCGCTGGCCGACCGTTTCGGCGTACGGCGGATTCTGCTCGCCTGTGTACTGATCTATGCCAGCCTCACCGTGCTGATGGTGTTCGCCGATTCCCTGAACACCCTGATGATCGCGCGCTTCATCTGCGGCATCGGCATGGGCGGCGCAATGCCCAGCGCCATGGCGTTGATGTCGGAATATTCGCCACCGCGCCTGCGTACGCTAATGGTGACGCTGGCGGCCTGCGGTTTCTCTTTCGGTGGTGCGGCGGGCGGTTTTGTCGCGGCCGGGTTCATCGACCGTTTTGGCTGGCAGGCGGTATTCCTCGCCGGCGGTGTCACGCCGTTGCTGCTGTTTCCGTTTCTCTGGTGGATGCTGCCGGAGTCCTTGCCACGACTGCTGTGTGATGCTCCACCGTATGCACGCCTGCGCAAGGTCACCGCGCGAATGCTGCCGGATTGGCAGCCACCCGCTGCATCGGTCGAACAAAACGAGCGGGAGCAGGGCAGCAAACTGACGGTGGTGGAGTTGTTCCGCAACGGTTATGCGCGTCCGACCTTGCTGATCTGGGCGACGTTTTTCGTCAGCCTGATCCTGCTGTATTTCATGATCAGCTGGCTGCCGTCACTGCTGCTGGAAAGTGGCCTGAAACTTAATGAAGCGAACCTGGTGACGTCGATGTTCCTGTTCGCCGGTACGCTGGGCGCGATCTGCATGGCATGGTTCGCTGATCGGTTGAAAAGCAAAGTGCGTCTGCTGTCCGGTGTGCTGGCCGGTGCAGCGCTGTGCACGATTCTGTTGGGCTTGAATCACGACAACCCGCGTTATCTGGTGGCCTGTGTGTTTGCGGCGGGGTTCTGCATCATCGGCGGGCAACTGACGCTGAATGCTTTCGCCAGCAATTTCTATCCGGCCCATGTGCGCGCCACCGGCACCGGCTGGGCGCTGGGAGTAGGGCGCTTCGGCTCGATTCTCGGGCCGCTGTTCGGCAGCCTATTGCTGGCGATGCACATTCCGGTGCAGCAGATTTTCTTCTTCTGCGCGATTCCGGCCGTGATCGCGGCGTTGCTGATCATTCAGGTGCGTTCGCCGGTCAGTGGACGACTGAGTTGGGCGGCAGATGCCCCAGCCGCTCCGTCAGGCGAAGCCGCTGAATCGGGTCGTCACTGA
- a CDS encoding SirB1 family protein, with amino-acid sequence MSPRQRFFDCLHRSPPALLEAALWMAAEHDKHVDPDALLQDFIELQQRVSFGLPLLPVSELAQPLLRRMVELGFAQDDFAPVRPQAALLNKVLQTRRGQPLALALIALELARGLEIPLVGVNFPGHFLLKVPGADHLLDPCGGRRLYPNDCRELLHRQYGHQMQLNADHLLTATPLQMLQRLSRNLRQLHLTHDDYIAALIDAERVLELGNASVADYLARASLYQRLDCPNAERFDLEHALLLSDDPIQRLRLTERLGHLPPNSVVH; translated from the coding sequence ATGAGTCCGCGCCAACGTTTTTTCGACTGTCTGCACCGTTCACCGCCCGCGCTGCTGGAGGCAGCGTTGTGGATGGCCGCCGAGCACGATAAGCACGTCGATCCCGATGCGCTGTTGCAGGATTTCATCGAGCTGCAGCAACGGGTCAGCTTTGGCTTGCCGTTGTTGCCGGTCAGCGAGCTGGCGCAACCGTTGCTGCGGCGCATGGTCGAGCTGGGCTTCGCGCAAGACGATTTTGCGCCAGTGCGCCCACAGGCCGCGCTGCTGAACAAGGTGTTACAGACCCGCCGCGGTCAACCGCTGGCCCTGGCGCTGATTGCTCTGGAACTGGCCCGAGGCCTGGAGATTCCGCTGGTAGGCGTGAACTTCCCCGGGCATTTCCTGTTGAAGGTTCCCGGCGCCGATCACCTGCTCGATCCGTGCGGTGGACGGCGCCTGTATCCGAACGATTGTCGCGAGTTGCTGCATCGCCAATACGGCCACCAGATGCAACTCAACGCCGACCACCTGCTGACCGCCACGCCGCTGCAAATGCTACAGCGCCTGTCGCGCAACCTGCGTCAGTTGCATTTGACCCACGACGACTACATCGCGGCGCTGATCGATGCCGAGCGTGTGCTCGAACTGGGTAATGCCAGCGTCGCCGACTACCTGGCCCGAGCCAGCCTGTATCAGCGCCTGGACTGCCCGAACGCCGAACGTTTCGACCTGGAACACGCGCTGCTGCTCAGTGACGACCCGATTCAGCGGCTTCGCCTGACGGAGCGGCTGGGGCATCTGCCGCCCAACTCAGTCGTCCACTGA
- a CDS encoding phosphate-starvation-inducible protein PsiE — MKINWAEKLRQNVHQLAESLGNLFVETFHYLALFAIGAVTAWAAVMEFLGMLEEGHIKIDDILLLFIYLELGAMVGIYFKTNHMPVRFLIYVAITALTRLLISNVSHHNPPDMGIIYLCGGILLLAFSILVVRYASSQFPSVKIEKPQRKLGAGSGEHPEIEKGEL, encoded by the coding sequence GTGAAAATCAACTGGGCCGAGAAACTGCGGCAAAACGTGCATCAACTGGCCGAGTCCCTGGGCAACCTGTTCGTCGAGACCTTCCACTACCTGGCGCTGTTCGCCATTGGTGCGGTGACCGCCTGGGCGGCGGTGATGGAATTTCTCGGGATGCTCGAGGAAGGGCACATCAAGATCGATGACATTCTGTTGCTGTTCATCTATCTGGAACTGGGGGCGATGGTCGGGATTTATTTCAAGACCAACCACATGCCGGTGCGCTTCCTGATCTATGTGGCGATCACCGCACTGACGCGCCTGCTGATCTCCAACGTCTCGCACCACAACCCGCCGGACATGGGCATCATCTACCTGTGCGGCGGGATTCTGCTGCTGGCGTTCTCGATCCTGGTGGTGCGTTACGCTTCGTCGCAATTCCCTTCGGTGAAAATCGAGAAGCCGCAACGCAAGCTCGGTGCGGGTTCCGGTGAGCACCCGGAGATCGAGAAGGGCGAGCTCTAA
- a CDS encoding Glu/Leu/Phe/Val dehydrogenase family protein, whose protein sequence is MFALMQSTRLESLHLSVDPVSGLKAVIAIHNSRLGPALGGCRYLAYPNDESAVADAIRLAQGMSYKAALAGLAQGGGVAVIVRPAHVENRGALFEAFGRCIDQLDGRYITAIDSGTSVADMDCIAQQTQHVTSTTSAGDPAPHAAMGVFTGIRATAMARLGSDNLEGLRVAIQGLGNVGYALAEQLHAAGAELLVSDIDHGKVQLAMEQLNAHPIANDALLSTPCDILAPCGLGGVLNSHTVTQLRCSAVAGSANNQLTHLDVADQLERRGILYAPDYVINAGGLIYVSLKHRGEELTTITAHLSKISSRLTEVFAHAQAEKRSPARVADELAEKVLYR, encoded by the coding sequence ATGTTCGCTCTCATGCAAAGCACTCGCCTGGAATCGCTGCACCTTAGCGTTGATCCGGTGTCCGGATTGAAGGCGGTCATTGCCATCCATAACAGTCGCCTCGGGCCAGCCCTGGGCGGGTGTCGTTATCTTGCCTATCCGAATGACGAGTCTGCCGTTGCGGACGCCATACGCCTGGCCCAGGGCATGAGCTACAAGGCCGCGCTGGCCGGTCTGGCCCAGGGCGGCGGCGTCGCCGTGATCGTGCGGCCGGCCCATGTGGAAAACCGTGGCGCCTTGTTCGAAGCCTTCGGCCGTTGCATCGATCAACTCGACGGCCGCTACATCACCGCCATCGACAGCGGCACTTCGGTGGCGGACATGGACTGCATCGCCCAGCAGACCCAGCATGTCACCAGCACCACTTCCGCCGGCGATCCGGCACCCCATGCCGCGATGGGCGTGTTCACCGGCATCCGCGCTACCGCCATGGCGCGGCTGGGCAGCGACAACCTCGAAGGCTTGCGCGTAGCGATTCAGGGGCTGGGCAATGTCGGTTACGCACTGGCCGAACAACTGCATGCCGCCGGCGCCGAACTGCTGGTCAGCGACATCGACCATGGCAAGGTGCAACTGGCGATGGAACAGCTCAATGCTCATCCGATTGCCAACGACGCCTTGCTCAGCACGCCGTGCGACATTCTTGCGCCGTGCGGCCTGGGCGGTGTGCTCAACAGCCACACCGTGACCCAGTTGCGCTGCTCGGCGGTGGCAGGGTCGGCCAACAATCAACTGACGCATTTGGATGTGGCCGATCAACTGGAGCGGCGGGGCATCCTGTATGCACCGGACTACGTGATCAATGCCGGCGGCCTGATCTACGTTTCCCTCAAGCACCGGGGCGAAGAGCTGACCACCATCACCGCGCACCTGTCGAAGATCAGCTCGCGGCTGACCGAAGTGTTTGCTCACGCCCAGGCGGAAAAGCGTTCACCGGCGCGGGTTGCGGACGAGCTGGCGGAGAAGGTGTTGTACCGCTGA